From one uncultured Bacteroides sp. genomic stretch:
- a CDS encoding AraC family transcriptional regulator gives MIEIEPTFISENKVFAMGQISLKEHSMRLLNPAFTTVFICQSGWAIVSLYNKKYLFKKGDILIAYWDMRPVFLKVSESFITYYCMMSERLCYDTFQNISSSFCDLVYAYPVLKIPVEFVELLSHWIEEVLWINNNMLGNSRELLIKNSIQNLFLVIDSESQKIVSPNDLPAMPRAQEIVRQFCILLEKNSKQYHNVAFYAEKLSITPYYLSTITSKIMQDTPKGMIDKQIILEIKIILSTTDASLKMIAEQMNFEDTSYMCRFFRRHTGMSMLDFRKKNILQK, from the coding sequence ATGATTGAGATAGAACCTACATTCATAAGCGAAAATAAAGTATTTGCAATGGGACAAATATCTTTAAAAGAACATTCGATGCGTTTACTCAATCCAGCCTTTACCACAGTGTTTATCTGTCAAAGTGGATGGGCAATTGTTTCACTATACAATAAAAAATATTTATTTAAAAAGGGTGACATTTTAATTGCTTATTGGGACATGCGGCCTGTCTTTCTGAAAGTGTCTGAGAGTTTTATAACTTATTACTGCATGATGTCTGAACGTTTATGTTATGATACTTTCCAAAATATATCATCCTCTTTCTGTGATTTAGTCTATGCATATCCTGTATTAAAAATACCGGTAGAATTTGTGGAGTTACTATCACATTGGATTGAGGAGGTTTTATGGATTAATAATAATATGTTAGGGAATAGCAGAGAACTATTAATAAAAAACAGCATTCAGAATTTGTTTCTTGTTATAGACAGTGAATCTCAAAAAATTGTTTCGCCCAATGATTTGCCAGCTATGCCAAGAGCTCAAGAGATAGTTCGTCAATTCTGCATATTATTAGAAAAGAACTCAAAGCAATATCATAATGTAGCCTTTTACGCTGAAAAATTGAGTATAACTCCTTATTATCTTTCTACCATAACATCAAAAATTATGCAGGATACTCCTAAAGGCATGATAGATAAGCAGATTATACTTGAAATAAAAATTATACTAAGTACAACAGATGCTTCTCTTAAAATGATAGCTGAACAGATGAACTTTGAGGACACTTCATATATGTGCCGTTTCTTTAGACGTCACACCGGAATGTCTATGCTTGATTTTCGAAAAAAGAATATTTTACAGAAATAG
- a CDS encoding glutathione peroxidase, with amino-acid sequence MSTVYNFTVKDRKGNDVSLNEYAGKVLLIVNTATACGFTPQYKELEKIYEDYKDQDFVVLDFPCNQFANQAAGTDEEIHEFCTLNYDVQFPQFKKLEVNGDNAHDLFKFLKSEKSFAGFDMNHPIAKILDDMLSKENPNYKEDAEIKWNFTKFLINRNGEVVKRFEPTEDMTKVEAEIKNLL; translated from the coding sequence ATGAGCACAGTTTATAATTTCACAGTAAAAGACAGAAAAGGAAACGACGTATCTTTGAACGAATATGCAGGTAAAGTTCTGCTAATTGTAAACACAGCAACCGCATGCGGTTTTACCCCTCAGTACAAGGAACTTGAGAAAATCTATGAAGATTATAAAGATCAGGATTTTGTTGTTCTTGATTTCCCTTGCAATCAGTTTGCCAATCAGGCAGCAGGCACTGATGAAGAAATTCACGAGTTCTGCACTTTAAACTACGACGTGCAATTTCCACAATTTAAGAAGCTAGAGGTAAACGGAGATAATGCCCATGACCTGTTCAAGTTCTTAAAGAGCGAAAAAAGCTTTGCCGGATTTGACATGAATCACCCGATAGCTAAAATCCTTGATGATATGCTTTCAAAGGAAAATCCTAATTACAAGGAGGATGCAGAGATTAAATGGAACTTTACAAAATTCCTTATCAACCGCAATGGTGAAGTGGTGAAACGTTTCGAACCAACTGAAGATATGACTAAGGTTGAAGCAGAAATTAAAAACCTGCTCTAA
- a CDS encoding MarR family transcriptional regulator, whose amino-acid sequence MKENYPELKLENQICFRVYRLNRAITNHYRPFLNELDLTYPQYLVMMALWEKDGIPVNSLSEILKLDTGTLSPLLKRLEATGYIHRKRSKEDERTVIIKLTKVGAELQKKAIEVPHEMAHCLDLTTEEYLSLRETLDTLIQKAEQK is encoded by the coding sequence ATGAAAGAGAATTACCCCGAGTTAAAACTAGAGAACCAAATTTGTTTTCGTGTATATCGCCTGAACCGCGCTATTACGAATCATTACCGCCCGTTTCTTAACGAGCTGGATTTAACTTATCCACAATATTTGGTTATGATGGCCCTATGGGAAAAAGACGGAATACCGGTAAATTCGCTCAGCGAAATACTTAAGCTGGATACAGGAACACTATCTCCACTGCTGAAGCGCCTGGAAGCAACCGGTTATATTCATCGTAAAAGGAGCAAAGAAGACGAACGCACTGTTATCATTAAACTAACGAAAGTCGGGGCAGAGCTACAGAAAAAGGCTATAGAGGTTCCTCACGAAATGGCACATTGCCTGGATCTTACAACAGAAGAATATCTGAGTCTGCGCGAAACTCTCGATACTCTGATTCAGAAAGCAGAACAAAAATAA
- a CDS encoding patatin family protein, translated as MTIDCNTGLVLEGGGMRGVFTCGVLDYFMDHNIRFPYTIGVSAGACNGLSYISRQRGRAKYSNIDLLDKYHYIGLKHLLKKKNIMDYDLLFGEFPERILPYDYGAYFSSPERFVMVTTNCETGDANYFEEKKDKQRVLDICKASSSLPIVCPITYVDGIPMLDGGIVDSIPLLRAVEDGHQNNVVVLTRNRGYRKEAKDHKVPSIIYRKYPKIREALSRRCAVYNEQLEMVERMEDEGQITVIRPEKPIVVDRIEKDVMKLTDLYNEGYACAGKIMHSVVNTSRK; from the coding sequence ATGACAATAGATTGTAATACCGGATTGGTTCTTGAAGGAGGAGGTATGCGTGGTGTCTTTACTTGCGGAGTACTCGATTATTTTATGGATCACAACATCCGTTTTCCTTATACTATAGGAGTTTCTGCCGGAGCTTGTAACGGGCTGTCTTATATTTCTCGCCAACGTGGACGCGCTAAATACAGTAACATAGATCTGCTGGATAAATATCATTATATAGGTTTGAAGCATCTTCTCAAAAAAAAGAATATCATGGACTATGATTTGCTCTTTGGTGAGTTTCCGGAGCGAATTCTTCCTTACGATTATGGCGCCTACTTTTCTTCTCCGGAACGCTTTGTTATGGTTACTACCAACTGTGAAACCGGTGATGCCAACTACTTCGAAGAGAAGAAAGACAAACAGCGGGTATTGGACATTTGTAAAGCATCAAGCAGTCTGCCTATTGTTTGCCCGATAACTTATGTTGATGGTATTCCGATGCTTGATGGTGGAATAGTTGATTCCATTCCTTTGTTACGTGCTGTGGAAGATGGACATCAGAACAATGTTGTAGTGCTGACTCGCAACAGAGGTTACCGAAAAGAAGCGAAAGATCATAAAGTCCCATCTATAATCTATCGTAAATATCCCAAAATACGGGAAGCGTTGAGCCGCCGTTGTGCAGTATATAACGAACAACTGGAAATGGTGGAACGAATGGAAGATGAAGGACAAATAACCGTTATCCGCCCCGAGAAACCAATAGTTGTAGACCGGATTGAAAAAGATGTGATGAAGCTTACTGACCTATATAATGAAGGCTATGCCTGTGCCGGAAAGATAATGCATTCGGTGGTAAATACTTCCCGAAAATGA
- a CDS encoding cation:proton antiporter — protein sequence MSKVKKDYIIYFIMLALFSGMIYVALNEGERFDHFSMSHLSTGNTGDSFQMFQHVLIGNVNNPFTILLLQIIVVLFTVRLFSFLFKYIGQPGVIGEIVAGIVLGPSLLGYFFPNFFGFLFRPASMGNLQTVSQIGLILFMFVIGMEVDFRTLKNKINETLVISHAGILVPFFLGILSSYWIYEKYAAQQTAFLPFALFIGISMSITAFPVLARIIQERNLTKSPIGVLAIASAANDDVTAWCLLAVVIAIAKAGTFGSALYAVGLTILYIVVMFTVIRPFLRKIGDVYANKEVINKSFVGIIFLILVISATLTEVIGIHALFGAFIAGVVMPANFGFRKVMMEKVEDISLVFFLPLFFAFTGLRTQVGLINSPELFGVLVLLISVAVLGKFGGCTIASRLVGESWKNSLIIGTLMNTRGLMELVALNIGYEMGVLPPSIFVILVIMALVTTFMTTPILSLVEKIFEIKTPVISLTKKLILCFGRIESGRDLLAIYELLFGPRLQQKELIAAHYTLGTDVNPLHAKQYEEESFNLLNKEATRISVNVDCRYKVTDKLIQDMAHLVQSENPDLLLLGAGSNYMLEGGTQVIPLLGLFRNKVDDIIGQVKCDVAVFVNRDYRYDGVAMVLGGSMDSFMLFYLESLLMNEIKDIHLYQFVGDERFTKKINDLLERYPEQVILHPVHDLSEISYKQMGGLLILSHTVCEKIAEDKEEYEALPSLLVMSPKSTAKA from the coding sequence GTGAGCAAAGTTAAGAAGGACTATATAATTTACTTTATCATGCTGGCGTTATTCTCCGGTATGATTTATGTTGCGTTGAACGAAGGTGAACGTTTTGATCACTTTTCCATGTCGCATCTTTCCACAGGAAATACTGGAGATAGCTTTCAGATGTTTCAACACGTATTGATAGGGAATGTAAATAACCCGTTTACCATTCTGCTGTTGCAGATAATTGTGGTGCTGTTTACCGTTCGCCTTTTCTCTTTCCTTTTTAAATATATTGGTCAGCCGGGAGTTATTGGTGAGATTGTGGCAGGAATTGTACTTGGCCCCTCGTTACTTGGATACTTCTTTCCTAACTTTTTTGGATTTTTATTCCGCCCTGCATCAATGGGAAACCTTCAGACAGTCAGTCAGATAGGGCTGATTCTTTTTATGTTCGTGATAGGTATGGAGGTTGATTTCAGAACGCTGAAAAATAAGATAAACGAAACACTTGTAATTAGTCATGCGGGAATATTAGTACCTTTTTTCCTGGGAATACTTTCCTCGTATTGGATTTATGAAAAGTATGCTGCTCAGCAAACTGCCTTTCTGCCTTTTGCCCTTTTTATAGGTATATCTATGAGTATAACAGCATTTCCTGTTCTTGCCCGTATTATTCAGGAAAGGAATCTGACCAAATCTCCGATTGGAGTTCTTGCTATTGCTTCGGCGGCAAATGATGATGTGACAGCTTGGTGCTTACTGGCTGTTGTTATTGCTATTGCGAAAGCAGGAACATTTGGAAGTGCGCTGTATGCCGTTGGGCTTACAATACTTTATATCGTAGTAATGTTCACGGTTATTCGTCCGTTTCTTCGAAAAATTGGAGATGTGTATGCTAATAAAGAGGTTATAAATAAATCGTTTGTAGGAATAATATTCTTAATTCTGGTCATTTCCGCCACATTAACAGAGGTCATTGGTATACATGCTTTGTTTGGTGCTTTTATAGCCGGAGTAGTGATGCCTGCCAACTTTGGTTTCCGTAAGGTCATGATGGAGAAAGTGGAGGATATCTCTCTTGTGTTTTTTCTTCCTTTATTCTTTGCGTTTACCGGTTTGCGTACGCAGGTTGGTTTAATCAACAGCCCCGAATTGTTTGGCGTTTTGGTATTACTGATATCTGTTGCTGTTTTAGGTAAGTTTGGTGGCTGTACCATTGCTTCCCGTCTGGTGGGTGAGTCGTGGAAAAATAGTCTTATCATTGGAACACTTATGAATACTCGTGGTCTGATGGAGCTGGTGGCGTTAAATATTGGATATGAGATGGGTGTTCTTCCCCCTTCTATATTTGTTATATTGGTTATTATGGCTTTAGTCACTACCTTTATGACTACTCCAATTCTGTCCTTGGTAGAAAAAATATTTGAGATAAAGACGCCGGTAATAAGCCTCACAAAGAAACTAATTTTATGCTTTGGCCGAATAGAATCGGGCCGTGATTTGCTAGCCATATATGAATTACTCTTTGGACCAAGGCTACAACAGAAAGAACTAATTGCCGCGCATTATACTCTTGGTACCGATGTCAACCCGTTGCATGCCAAGCAATATGAGGAGGAGAGTTTTAATCTTCTTAATAAAGAAGCCACAAGAATATCAGTTAATGTGGATTGCCGTTATAAAGTAACCGATAAATTGATACAGGATATGGCACATCTGGTTCAATCAGAGAATCCGGATTTGTTGTTACTTGGTGCGGGAAGTAATTATATGCTCGAAGGTGGTACGCAGGTTATCCCTCTTCTGGGCTTGTTCCGTAATAAAGTTGATGATATTATAGGTCAGGTAAAGTGTGATGTAGCGGTTTTCGTTAACCGTGATTACAGATATGACGGTGTAGCCATGGTGCTTGGTGGATCAATGGACTCTTTCATGCTCTTTTATCTGGAGTCATTGCTTATGAATGAAATAAAAGATATTCATCTTTATCAATTTGTGGGTGATGAAAGATTTACGAAGAAAATCAACGACTTGTTAGAGAGATATCCTGAACAGGTTATTCTGCATCCTGTTCACGACTTATCAGAAATATCTTATAAACAGATGGGTGGATTATTAATTCTTAGTCATACTGTTTGTGAGAAAATAGCCGAAGACAAGGAAGAATATGAAGCTTTGCCATCGTTACTGGTCATGAGTCCTAAAAGTACCGCTAAAGCATAA
- a CDS encoding C1 family peptidase encodes MKKIVSIALFAALALSATAKEKAKKEEGFVFTTVKENPITSIKNQNRSSTCWSFSGAAFLESELLRKGKGTYDLSEMYIVHHTMEDRAERYVRLHSESSFAPGGSFYDVMYCLKNYGLEPQEAMTGLHYGDTLHVHNELDAVMKGYLDAIAKSSLKKLTPVWKRGFDAVVSNYLGARPEYFNYNGKKYDAKAFARELELNPDDYVSLTSFTHHPFYTQFALEIEDNWRNGESYNLPLDEFMAVIDNAVNNGYTVAWGSDVSETGFTRNGIAVVPEEIKTSDLSGSDMARWTGLTKEEKNKELVAKPRPEKEITQKMRQEGFDNWETTDDHGMLIYGIAKDQNGKDYYMVKNSWGTDNKYKGTWYASKAFVQYKTINILVHKKALSKEIADKLGIKL; translated from the coding sequence ATGAAAAAGATTGTTAGTATCGCTCTTTTTGCAGCTCTTGCTCTTAGTGCTACAGCAAAAGAAAAAGCTAAAAAAGAAGAAGGTTTTGTTTTCACCACCGTTAAAGAAAACCCGATTACATCTATTAAGAATCAGAATCGTTCAAGTACTTGCTGGAGTTTTTCGGGTGCTGCATTCCTTGAATCAGAATTACTTCGCAAGGGTAAAGGTACTTACGACCTTTCTGAAATGTATATTGTGCACCACACAATGGAGGACCGTGCTGAAAGATATGTACGTCTTCACAGCGAAAGCTCGTTTGCACCCGGAGGAAGCTTTTACGATGTAATGTACTGTTTGAAGAACTACGGACTGGAACCCCAGGAAGCCATGACCGGACTACATTACGGAGATACTCTTCACGTTCACAACGAACTGGATGCTGTAATGAAAGGATATCTTGATGCTATTGCCAAGAGTTCTTTAAAGAAACTTACTCCGGTATGGAAAAGAGGTTTTGATGCTGTTGTTAGCAACTATCTTGGTGCACGTCCTGAATATTTCAATTATAACGGAAAGAAATACGATGCAAAAGCATTCGCGAGAGAACTTGAGCTGAATCCCGACGATTATGTTTCACTGACTTCTTTCACTCACCACCCATTCTATACTCAGTTTGCTCTTGAAATTGAGGACAACTGGCGTAACGGCGAATCATACAACTTACCTCTTGATGAGTTTATGGCAGTAATCGATAATGCTGTAAACAATGGATACACAGTAGCATGGGGAAGCGACGTGAGTGAAACAGGATTTACCCGCAACGGCATTGCTGTAGTCCCTGAAGAGATTAAGACTAGTGATTTAAGCGGATCGGACATGGCTCGCTGGACTGGCTTAACTAAAGAAGAAAAGAACAAAGAATTGGTTGCAAAGCCAAGACCTGAAAAAGAGATTACTCAGAAAATGCGTCAGGAAGGTTTTGACAACTGGGAAACAACTGACGACCACGGTATGCTTATCTACGGCATTGCAAAAGATCAGAACGGTAAAGATTACTATATGGTAAAGAATTCCTGGGGAACAGACAACAAATACAAAGGAACATGGTATGCTTCTAAAGCATTTGTTCAATACAAAACTATAAACATTCTGGTTCACAAAAAGGCTCTTTCTAAAGAGATTGCTGACAAGCTAGGAATTAAGTTGTAA
- a CDS encoding ABC transporter substrate binding protein: MKRYRLIQIILILLLLFTKAEAAHINGYVLIINSYNEGNQWAENIQDVIMKSIDNKNKKKNISICLEYLDNCRFSSMKEVTQRTDSLYRDYRLKPKAVVIIGEAGWIIYRSTLPQSWKEIPVVLTSAKRYTVSLNDLISGKEINSKMLIPYKEAAKGFNVTGVFHPVYIKETIQLMKKLMPKMTKVAFISDKRYTSSYNRFLFKYIRKKYFPELGEISLCQKNLKTNDLLDTLSQMDKHTGLLYHGWYEDGNTTSGISSNNRTEKIISSFTNLPVFGLMDFGNDLGDFSGGYYSSCEDYGNKSAEILDQILAGKKANEIPFQFAAKPNTYLNYDHLIKAGLNEELFPSLAVYYQKPVGFIEQNKVLVVLILGALLICFSVLLSKIWFLKKEKNKNEEMRLFFTNILDNIPVAVSVRELGNNSFIYWNKKNEEMTRLKSKDAIGKTNKELFSEEAFKRQQEIDNRLMKGGDSISYEQDFLYTDDKLHSANIVKALIKKDDKPSYMLFTGWDVTELKSIQRQLQTSNNHLALVMDAGDIISWAWDVKNRLLTFDYDFHLKSDLQSNMKSLTKPLDDILLLTHPDDVEHVVKTFCDFLEGKSDRVYLDIRVNFYGNGYEWYELQGVVSKRDNDGGTLTVIGSGINISKRKQTEQALLEAKEKAEESNRLKSAFLANMSHEIRTPLNAIVGFSRILADTNQGEAESQFASIIESNNEILLQLINDILDLSKIEAGTLEFIYSDVDINQLLNEIEQSSAMKVDREVVRIAFEDMLPQCLVYTERNRLTQVISNFISNAIKFTKQGSITFGYTLSDKMLRFYVKDTGCGIPRNKQKAVFDRFIKLNSFAQGTGLGLSICASIVHKLGGEIGVESEEGAGSTFWFTIPYQPVDIKQKESLEESEEESAMKHKAEKATLLVAEDDESNYKLAEVILGKEYRLIHAWNGEEAVRLYKDHLPDLVMTDIKMPVMDGYELTGKIRKYSKNIPIIAVTAYASEEEKNKICQSGFNDFVAKPINGILLKEKISALLNMK, from the coding sequence ATGAAACGATACAGACTTATCCAGATTATACTTATTCTCTTGCTTCTTTTCACAAAAGCCGAAGCTGCACATATAAATGGTTATGTTTTGATTATCAATTCTTATAATGAAGGGAATCAGTGGGCTGAAAACATTCAGGATGTAATAATGAAGTCCATAGATAATAAGAATAAGAAAAAAAACATATCTATATGCCTTGAATATCTGGATAACTGCAGATTCTCTTCCATGAAAGAAGTCACTCAAAGAACAGATAGTTTATACCGGGATTATCGCCTGAAGCCTAAAGCCGTTGTTATCATTGGAGAAGCCGGGTGGATTATTTATCGTAGTACACTTCCTCAGTCGTGGAAGGAAATACCTGTTGTTCTCACTTCGGCAAAGAGGTATACCGTCTCCCTTAATGATCTTATTTCAGGGAAAGAAATCAATTCCAAAATGCTGATTCCATATAAAGAGGCTGCTAAAGGTTTTAATGTAACAGGTGTCTTTCATCCTGTTTACATAAAGGAGACGATACAATTAATGAAAAAGCTGATGCCTAAAATGACTAAAGTGGCATTCATCTCTGATAAACGATATACCAGTTCTTATAATAGATTCTTATTTAAATATATAAGAAAGAAATACTTTCCGGAGTTAGGAGAAATCTCATTGTGTCAGAAGAATCTTAAAACAAATGATCTGCTGGATACATTGTCTCAAATGGATAAACACACTGGTCTGCTCTATCACGGTTGGTATGAAGATGGTAATACAACCTCGGGTATTTCTTCAAATAACAGAACGGAAAAAATAATCAGCAGTTTTACCAACTTGCCTGTATTTGGCTTGATGGACTTTGGTAATGATTTGGGAGATTTTTCGGGAGGTTATTATTCAAGCTGTGAAGATTACGGGAATAAATCCGCCGAAATCCTTGATCAGATTCTTGCCGGAAAAAAGGCAAATGAAATTCCTTTTCAATTTGCTGCTAAGCCTAATACTTATTTAAATTATGATCATTTAATTAAAGCAGGCCTTAACGAAGAATTATTTCCCTCTTTGGCTGTATATTATCAGAAACCTGTTGGTTTTATTGAACAGAATAAAGTTTTAGTAGTGTTAATTTTAGGTGCTCTATTGATATGTTTTTCTGTTCTTCTTTCAAAAATCTGGTTCCTGAAGAAAGAAAAAAACAAGAATGAAGAAATGAGATTGTTTTTTACCAATATCCTTGATAATATACCGGTAGCTGTATCTGTAAGAGAACTTGGCAACAACAGTTTTATTTACTGGAATAAAAAAAATGAGGAGATGACCAGGCTGAAATCGAAGGATGCAATAGGAAAAACCAATAAAGAATTGTTTTCTGAAGAGGCATTCAAGAGGCAACAGGAAATAGACAATAGGTTGATGAAGGGAGGGGACTCTATCAGTTATGAACAGGATTTTCTATATACAGATGATAAGTTACACTCTGCCAATATAGTTAAGGCTCTTATAAAGAAAGACGATAAGCCCTCCTATATGTTGTTTACAGGCTGGGATGTAACTGAGTTAAAAAGCATTCAAAGACAACTTCAGACAAGTAATAATCATCTTGCATTAGTAATGGATGCAGGAGATATTATTTCATGGGCATGGGATGTAAAGAACCGATTGCTTACTTTTGACTATGATTTTCATTTAAAAAGTGACCTTCAGTCCAATATGAAGAGTCTGACAAAACCTTTGGATGATATCCTTTTACTGACTCATCCTGATGATGTGGAGCATGTTGTAAAGACTTTCTGTGATTTTCTTGAAGGTAAGTCTGATAGAGTTTATCTTGATATCAGGGTAAACTTTTACGGTAACGGCTACGAATGGTATGAATTGCAAGGTGTGGTCAGTAAACGCGATAATGACGGCGGAACCCTTACAGTTATAGGATCGGGTATCAATATATCCAAGAGAAAACAGACAGAGCAGGCCTTGCTCGAAGCGAAAGAAAAAGCGGAAGAGTCCAATCGTTTAAAATCTGCTTTTCTGGCAAACATGAGCCACGAAATACGCACACCTCTGAATGCAATAGTAGGATTCTCCAGAATCCTGGCCGATACAAATCAAGGTGAAGCTGAAAGCCAGTTTGCAAGCATTATTGAAAGCAATAACGAGATACTGTTGCAGCTTATTAACGATATCCTTGATCTGTCAAAAATAGAAGCCGGGACATTGGAATTTATATATTCAGATGTTGACATCAATCAGCTTCTCAATGAGATAGAACAATCTTCGGCAATGAAGGTCGACCGGGAAGTCGTTAGAATTGCATTCGAAGATATGTTGCCTCAGTGTTTGGTTTACACGGAAAGAAACCGCTTGACGCAGGTTATTTCTAATTTTATATCGAACGCAATAAAATTTACGAAGCAGGGCAGCATTACGTTCGGCTATACTTTGTCCGATAAAATGCTTCGCTTTTATGTGAAAGATACAGGATGTGGTATTCCCCGGAATAAACAAAAAGCAGTTTTTGACCGTTTTATCAAGCTAAACTCATTTGCTCAGGGAACCGGACTGGGACTATCTATCTGTGCTTCGATTGTGCATAAACTTGGTGGAGAGATTGGTGTTGAATCAGAAGAAGGGGCAGGTTCCACTTTCTGGTTTACTATTCCTTATCAGCCGGTTGATATTAAGCAGAAAGAATCATTGGAGGAATCTGAGGAGGAGTCTGCCATGAAGCATAAAGCAGAAAAAGCAACCTTACTTGTAGCTGAAGATGACGAAAGCAATTATAAACTAGCCGAAGTAATTCTTGGTAAAGAGTATAGGCTTATACATGCATGGAATGGGGAAGAAGCAGTCCGATTATACAAGGATCATCTACCCGATCTGGTTATGACAGATATCAAAATGCCGGTAATGGACGGGTATGAATTAACCGGAAAGATCAGGAAATATTCAAAGAACATTCCTATTATAGCTGTAACAGCCTATGCTTCTGAAGAAGAAAAAAACAAGATTTGTCAAAGCGGGTTTAATGATTTTGTAGCCAAACCTATTAATGGCATTCTGCTGAAAGAAAAAATCAGTGCTTTACTGAATATGAAATAA
- a CDS encoding electron transfer flavoprotein subunit beta/FixA family protein, translating into MSLKIIVLAKQVPDTRNVGKDAMKADGTINRAALPAIFNPEDLNALEQALRLKDAHPGSTVTILTMGPGRAAEIIREGLYRGADNGYLLTDRAFAGADTLATSYALATAIRKIKEYDVIIGGRQAIDGDTAQVGPQVAEKLGLTQITYAEEIEKVENGRITVKRHIDGGIETVEGPLPIVITVNGSAASCRPRNAKYVQKYKHAKTVTEKQQGNLDYTDLYDTRDYLNLAEWSVTDVEGDIKQCGLSGSPTKVKAIQNIVFQAKESKNISASDREVEDMIVELLENHTIG; encoded by the coding sequence ATGAGTTTAAAGATTATTGTATTGGCAAAACAAGTTCCTGACACACGTAACGTTGGGAAAGATGCCATGAAAGCCGACGGAACGATTAATCGCGCGGCACTTCCGGCTATCTTCAATCCTGAAGACCTGAATGCTCTTGAGCAAGCTCTCAGATTGAAAGATGCACATCCCGGTTCTACCGTAACTATCCTGACCATGGGTCCCGGACGCGCGGCAGAGATTATTCGTGAAGGCCTGTATCGCGGTGCTGATAATGGTTATTTGTTAACCGACAGAGCGTTTGCCGGAGCCGACACGTTGGCCACTTCTTATGCACTTGCTACTGCAATACGTAAGATAAAAGAGTATGATGTTATTATAGGTGGCCGCCAGGCTATTGATGGTGACACCGCGCAGGTTGGTCCTCAGGTTGCTGAAAAACTGGGATTAACTCAGATTACTTATGCCGAAGAAATTGAAAAAGTAGAAAATGGTCGTATTACTGTAAAACGTCACATTGATGGTGGCATTGAAACAGTAGAAGGTCCTCTTCCTATCGTTATCACTGTTAATGGTTCTGCAGCTTCCTGCCGTCCTCGTAACGCTAAGTACGTGCAAAAATACAAACATGCTAAGACTGTAACAGAAAAGCAACAAGGAAACCTTGATTACACTGATTTGTATGACACAAGAGATTATCTTAACCTTGCAGAATGGAGCGTTACTGACGTAGAAGGAGATATTAAACAATGCGGTCTTTCCGGTTCTCCTACTAAAGTTAAAGCAATTCAGAACATCGTTTTCCAAGCCAAAGAGAGCAAAAACATTTCTGCTTCAGACAGAGAAGTGGAAGATATGATTGTTGAACTATTGGAAAATCACACGATTGGTTAA